A stretch of the Clostridium fungisolvens genome encodes the following:
- a CDS encoding methyl-accepting chemotaxis protein, with product MEKVFERMIYAAPIISELFEGNAAINICDKEQCIYSLDGNKSKAPMYTNQVIDNNVMDKNGINENIYIKKRSFSKIYDRKTYGIAFKGITVPIKDEKNEVAGWFGLSVNMEEYEDIAVATEELKNSLNETNLTVSEIANSAVHLSEKLNFIVENTQNAEKLISEGSEAIKLIQNISKQSNLLGLNAAIESSRAGEYGKGFSVVAGEMRKLALSSAESSKKISSALTQMSNSMKVIVQTINELGQISTNQAASLEELSATVEEISLNSEVLVEHVKINKK from the coding sequence ATGGAAAAAGTTTTTGAAAGAATGATTTACGCAGCACCAATTATTAGTGAATTGTTTGAAGGAAATGCTGCAATAAATATCTGTGATAAAGAACAATGCATATATTCTTTAGATGGAAATAAATCAAAAGCTCCTATGTATACTAATCAAGTTATTGATAATAATGTTATGGATAAAAACGGAATTAATGAAAACATATATATAAAGAAGAGAAGTTTTTCTAAAATATATGATAGAAAAACTTATGGAATAGCGTTTAAAGGTATTACTGTTCCAATTAAAGATGAAAAAAATGAAGTTGCTGGATGGTTTGGTTTAAGTGTAAATATGGAGGAATATGAAGATATTGCGGTAGCTACAGAAGAATTAAAGAATTCACTTAATGAAACTAATTTAACAGTATCAGAAATAGCTAACAGCGCAGTTCATTTGTCAGAAAAATTGAATTTCATAGTTGAAAATACACAAAATGCAGAAAAATTAATAAGTGAAGGTAGCGAAGCTATAAAGTTAATTCAAAATATTTCAAAGCAATCTAATCTTCTTGGACTGAATGCTGCAATAGAGTCTTCAAGGGCTGGAGAATATGGTAAGGGTTTTTCCGTAGTAGCTGGTGAAATGAGAAAATTAGCTTTAAGTAGTGCTGAATCTTCTAAAAAGATTTCCTCAGCACTTACTCAAATGAGTAATAGTATGAAAGTGATAGTGCAAACAATAAATGAATTAGGACAAATATCAACTAATCAAGCTGCAAGTTTAGAAGAATTATCTGCAACTGTAGAAGAAATTTCTTTAAATTCAGAGGTTTTAGTTGAACATGTAAAAATAAATAAAAAATAA